The genomic window GGACTTATTGTTTGGAGAGCCTGTGAGAGAAGAGACACACGGCACGGTGACTTGTGCAGGCTCAGCAGCGGCATGTGCCTCCTTCCGTGCACAGCGGCTGCATCCCTGACACTCGCAATCCCTCTGGAGACGACAAAGACAGCCGACTCTCACCACCCGTTCCAGCTTTTGTCCTGTCTGCCTCTGGTGCTGCTCAAGCTAATGAAATGCCTAAAAGCCAGAGAAGACGCTACCGtgtttagaacacacacacacacacacacacacacacacacacacacacacacacacacacacacacggcctacTAATTACCATCTTCCCTGCTTTTGAAACCTTGCCCCCTTTTATGGTTTTATTGGCTCTAATGCTGTCCCTCTGGAGCCACCCAGCAAACAAAGCAATACACACCCAAGCAAGCTTTTAAACAGACCCACAAAGCAGGAGAGATGCCAGTTTCCTTCCCACACAAATAAAACCATGTGATGACAGTTCCCAGGCACTGAGAGCTAATCACGGCTCTCCCCATGGCTGACCACCGACTCTGAGCAAGTGAATCAAGGCCACTGCAAAGGAATACTCACGACTATACCCAACAAGGGAGCCCACCGCCAGGAACAGGCTGAGGGCTAACACAGGCGCTCTCTTCTGCAGCACATCGGAGATGAAGCCTTGCAGAGTCCCACCTTCAGGCACAAAGAGCACACATGGGTGGAAAGCAGTGGCTGGGCACAGCTATCTGAGGCACGCTCCTCTCTCAAGTGTCCCCTCCCCGCAGTGATGGCCCATAGACAGGACACCACAAATCAAGcatcaaagtaagaaaaaaagaaaaccttcagaACCATTATTATCCACATATACTATTTTCCCCACCAAATAATAAGTGAGCGATCCCTGGATTTTCTTCACTCTAACTTAAAGCATGATGAACTAACCAAGTAAACCTTACTGCCAGAACctaggaggctggagcaggaagacCATAAACCAGAAAGCAGCTCGGGCTGCCTGGTGTGGGCTTGGCCTCAACAACACCAAGTTTAAGGAAGACGCCTTACAAGCGGTCAACAGAACCTCTGAGCTGCAGCTTTCCTTCTGCACCGAGGTACCTTTAATTTTGGAGGACACAGAATATGGCAGGTCTCGGGCTGTCTATATCACCTTTGGCTCTGGACCTAAGGCTACCAATGGCCAAATTCAGATATGAGGCCAGTGTGCCACCTAAGGGCCTACTGTGCCGTTCATGCACTCAGGGTAGCTTGGTCTTACTGTATCTCTGTATGTAAACATCAAGGAGACGGAGATGTTAAGGTGGGGCCCCAGTGTGCAATCCGTTGGCCTTATTTAAcagtttattatttcctttttgcaTTTCTGCCTACACCACAAAGACACTTGTAAAATCTGTTGCGGAACTAGGGTTATTTATttgctagcatgcacaaagtccagggttcaatccccagcctggaaaataaaacaaatcctcCCTATACAGCAAGGCAATTGCGAACACAGACATAcgcaagaaaggaaaggaaaatccctgctcttcctccctctgatATCTGACAATCTACCCTGAAAGGTGCTGTGTTTGCTTCCTTGGCCAGAGACAGGGGGACAGTGGGAGGAAGCCAAAGCGAACATATTCCCACTCCACCTTGAAGCTCTCACAAAATCAGCTTCAAAGCCAAGCCATCCCTGAAAGCATACAAAGGGGCTGCGTTTAAAGGGATTCCCGAGCGGTCTCAAGACAAAAGGACTGATCCATCAACCAAAGACTAAGAAAAGACAGCCTATGAATCACAGCCGCTCGGGCTGCCTCTCCTCTCTATGGACTTTTTGTTCTCACACAAGTCTGCATGTTTACTGGTCTGGTGGGTTGGGAGAGACGGCTATGGAGCAAGCAGTAAAACTTCAAATGAAGCAAGGTTCCTGCCTATGCGGAAGGAGATGCGCACGTGCATACCTACAATGCCTCCGACGTCGTACCAAATGGACAGCTTGTCAGCTTCAGCTTCCTTCCACCCGAAGTTGTTGCTCAGATAAAAGGGCAGCCAGAAGAAGAAGGAGTAATTCACCAGTTTCAGGCAGGCATAGGCCAGTGAGTACTGCAAGAAAAACACAGCTATCAATGAGCAGCAAACGGCACAGCGTGACTTCCCTGACTTTACCTGGCAGCCCGTTCTCTTCTCTTGACTCTCACtggcttctaaaaaaaaaaaaccaacaacaaaaaacgcACACAGCTTTTCTTAGCTATCTCCAGTGTCTTCTCCTATCGTTCCTCTGGTAAAGGCAAGCCAGTGTTTGCAACCCAGAGAGCAGTACACACTGTACCCATGTTTCTTTATTGAGACAAAAGGTCCATGGTATCCGCGCTGCCAACCCGCATCAGCCACGGACGGATCAGCCTAGCTAAGATCTCAGCTCACACTGCAGGCAGCCACACTTCCTTGGTTCTCTTCCTACACAGTTAATGCTGGCCACTACAGAGAGCAAAGCGGCCCAGTCACACTCAGAAAGAAAGCCACCTGAGGACCATTTTCATATTAGAGCTCCCAAAAAGCCCTACATCCCACAAAGGAAAGCATCTTTGGTGGGCCAGAAAGGAAGGGATGCGGTCTTGACTGGCCTCCTGGCTCTCTTTTGAAGGAGAGCGACCTTAAATGGGTGATGGCTGAGACTCCTGCGTCCAACACATTATTACCAGGAAACCCTGACTATTAGCATCAAAGGGAAGGCGGAGGCAGAGGGCTGACTTCAAAGGGTGTCTGGCTAGTACACTCCTGCCCCTGAGCGCCAGCTATTCCCCAGGTGCCACTTGTTCTAAAAGAGCTTCTAGCAGGGCAGCAGCCACCCGTAGAGAGCCAAATCCCAAGCAGCAGAGCTCACTGCCCACAGGCTGCTACAAAGACAAAGGCCCGGGTTAACCAGACTTCCTTTCCACCCGCCCGAGCTGGAGAACAATGGCTTAGGAAGTACAAAGGAAACAGCAAAGGAGCTTcttgttttgtcacagcaaaccCAAGTTCTGTCTCAACCCAAGCAAACACCatcaaaatgttttaataactgaaaGACAGGATCTTCCTAAGGACAGGCCACAAGAACCGGAGTCTTCCTAACGCTAGCCACTGTCTCTGGAGTCAAGCATTTCAGGGTGTTAGGGTATTACACTTATATCTGACTGACACTTGACTACCTGCtggaagggtttttttgttttgtttttagtagagAGGCACAAGGCAGAAGAGAGccgagaggaaggcagaggcagaggatggcCTACAGACGGACTCAAGTGGGGGCGGGGACAATGCATAAGCACCCTGAAAGCAAGGTGACGAAAACAGGTGCTTTGTCAACTGACCCAGGCAAGATGGGTGTCATCACCCCCCACAGGAAGGGGAACTGAGTGACTTAACCAGGTCTCACAGGAAGTTAGCGGGCAAGATGGAAATACAACCTAGGCCTCTTAACTTGTACTCCAAGGGTAGGGCACCCAAAACATCAAGACAGACAGATTGCAGCAGAAGGGGTCTAGCTCACACAGAGGTTTTCCTGCAAAGGTTGTGGAAACACTGGAATGTGTTACCAGGAAATACTGAGTATTCTGCCCTGGACAGGGCAATAGCCTGCTCCCTGGAATGTCCAGAAGTCACAAACAAGGCAGAGAGTGAACCATTCAGAACCCCTCTAGGTCCGTGTAGATGTGCCACAGGCtcaaaacacatatttaaaacctTGTTATTTTTGCCTCAGTAGTTTACAAGCGAGGTCAGGGCAGCAATTTGTGGGCTACATCTAGCCTTGTCCGTCTGCAGCTTCTATGTGCTACAGAGCCGAGTGACCACACTAAGATTTTTCAGTTCCCCCAAGCTGCAAATATTTAGTCTCTGGGTTTTCAAGGCTATCGGGGAAGCTAAGGGATGCAACACgatcatctcaaaacaaaacatatcagCCCGACCCCTGGCCAGGGAGAAGCCAGGCGAGCCCGTACCGGTATGACTCCTGGAAGGCAGCAAGCCTGGTGAAAGCTTATCGCCGTCACTTGGGTGACAGCCTCATCCTCTTGGATTGAATAATTGGGCTCATACTCGTCTTCATTTTCAGCACCATTAATGAGAGGCCTGTGTGAATCTTCTTCAGGGTTTTCTTCTGCCTCAATACTTGGAAGACCTAGGACAGCAAAAACAGCGGCCATTTACAGAGCACCACCATGTGCCTGCCCACATGTGAGGCTTCGCACTCATCACCACTTGGGGGCTGAGGCTGTTCTTATTTTCCTCATGTTGAAGACCTAACTAGGGTTCAGACACCAGGGAAATTAAAACCAATAAAGGCTCCAGAGTCTGTTGGCTCAAAGATCAGAAGAGCTGCACACCCCTGTTCCTATGGCTTCACTTGTACACACTCCATATTTAAccataataaaatatcaaactggctgggcagtggtggcgcacacctttaatcccagcactcgagaggtagaggtaggcagatctctgtgagttcgagaccagcctggtctacagagctagttccaggacagctagggcagttacacagagaaaccctgtctcataaaacaaaaaacatcaaacTGAATCatctttctaaaggaaaagaatCTAGTCTCAAGATGTGACATTCTTAGCCAGTATCTCAATTACACAAACCGCCTGCAAATGTTCGGACCTTCCTGCACTCAGATGTGAACCTCACTCCCCTCAAACACATGCAGTGGTAACAGACTGGCTGTAACTGGACAGGATGCACAGGGCAAAACTGCTCCTAAGTGCCCTGAGAGGAGTGTGCAGCTTTCCTCCGAGAATCCCAATTCCTGTCCTTGGACCTCCTTGGCTTACAACAGTAAGGTATTTTGAATGACAGAGATGGCTTCTCCTCACCAATTTCTTCTGGTGACACTAGTAGTCCAAAGAAGATGACAATCCCGCCAGCAAACTGCACAGACGCGGTCACCAGAAAGGCGTactggaggagaggaaagacGGCTGAGGTGAATCTTACTCAGAGGTGGTCATCATAGCTGTGTTCATTACAGACACAcgaggggaggttgggaggacTTCAGGACCCAGGGCTTCCTGGGTAGGCACTGCGCCAAGTGTCCTGACATGTGAGTTCCCACTGCATTTTCCCAAGGACATGGAGAGGCTGACAGAGGATCATCAGGGTCCCCTGGATACCAAGTGGCACTATTTACGATTGAAAAGTCAGGATTAGCCCcccaaaatctcatttttttgTCATTCAAACTCCTACAGAGACACGGTATCTGCCATTGAAGACATGTCACCCAGCTGAGGGGATTAAGCAATACCCTACAGTCTGAACAGGTAGCATGCAGCTAAATAAATGAGACCTAGTCCTAGCAGAAACCTACAGGattcaaaaggaagaagagctgAAAGGAGGCTGATGCAGCTCAATGACGTTGAAGGGCATGGTGGGAAATTATCCTCCTGGGCACAGCAGCAGAGGCGCTGGCAGCCTGGGGATGGGATGGGCGCTCCCCGCGTGCTTAGGGGAGGGCTTCTGCCTGGGACCACGGGAAGAAAACTGCCACGGGAGGTGGAGGGGAACCTGAAAGACTCAGTGGCCAGGCTGTATGAGCTGCCTTATCAATACAGACAATGAGGCAGAATTTTTAAACAAGAAACGCCAAAATCAAAGCCGCGTTTCCAGAAGCCAGATTCAGGAGCAGCACAGGGGTGAGTGAAATTCACACTTGAACAATTGGTACAAGCCAAGTGTGAGAGATGGGAAAACGTCTAGGGAAAAAAAGGTGACTGTGATAGATGATGGGCTTCTACCTGGACCAGAACAGCTCTCTCCCAGAGAGCAACTTCCTTTTAATCACTTAGGTTTTTATCGGGCAATCCATTCAAGAAAATAAGCATTAAGAGGTGGAGTAAATCCTTTCTGCCCGATCCCTTCCCAACCCATCCAATTCTCAATTATCCAAACATATAAGCACTGCTGTGTAAATTTTGTTCTGCAGGGACCACTGGGAAACATACAAGCTAATACAAGCATCTCCAGCCTGCTTTTCTCCAAACTGGCATCTCAGGGcacactgcctggcctgcttGTTGTCTGAGATCTTCGCAGTGTCTGGATCTCCTTCAGTTCAGAGCTCCTGGTCCGGAGTTGCAGCTACACCGCGTCCTCCAACAGGTTCGCTGGAGCTTAACTACCTCTCTATCGGCTGACTTTTAACATCAGTCTTTGCTGTTACAAAGTGCTAAGATAACTGCAGAAAACACTGACTGTACGTGACTAAGCACATTCGCTGGTGCCGCTACTTCCCGGAGGTGGAACAGCTTGGTCAGAGCAGCTGTAATCTGACAGACATTGCCAACAACTGCCATGTCCATTGCTTCACAACCTCAAGAGCACCACAGGTCACCGGCCTGCATTTTACCAAGCTAGTAAACACACAGTACAGTCTTCCTGTTGTTCCCTTattcttttacttgttttttaataaaaattaactggttaaaaaaaaaaaactcaaaatgtaCTTTTATGACTTTCAGACAATCTACATCCTTCTTATTCCTCATTCACACATAGACACTTTGCAGGTAGAGCACGGACTGCCCAGCTCTCCACACACTCAGCCTCTTGCTCTGTGGCTATAGGGACCATTTTCCAGGGGTTTTACCTCAAGCATCACTCCGGCTCCTAGGCGTATCTGGGATGGATGCCTAGGGCTTCTTGACCATGATTCCTCAGGAACTCAAAGTAGGTAAAACGATCCAAACAGCTGGCAGCATCTGATGACGATGCTCCCAAAGGAGCACCTGACTCAGAGGTCAGAGAATGGGATCTGTCTTTACTCCTCTTTCTACAAGCACAGGCTTACTTCGATTTGAGCCAGCTGGGGATTCACTACTCCACCCCACTCAGACTCTGCCAAATGTTCAGCAGACTGAACATGCCCACCCAAAAGACTACCTCCCATCTGGATGGACTTTGTTGGCTGTGTACCCTGGAGACAGAAGGTCCCCTCAGAGGCCCCTCCACACCCATGATGGACCCCTGAGCGTTACCCAAGGCCCCTGCAAACCAAGTCAGCTTCCTTCTCAATAACAGCACACACTGTGGCCCCTTCTTGTCAGGcgaggtggtgcacgcctataatcaCAGCCCTCAGGAGAGGTCACCCTGGCTTAAATAGCAAGagcaagtgtacacacacaaatggtgAAAAAATACCCACCTCATAACCATACTGCAGAACAGATGAAGCCAGGCACGCTCCCAAAATATTGCCCACTGAAGCACAGGCACTCCAGAGACCAAAGACAACACCTCGGCtaaggagaacaaggaaagaccAAAGGCAATGTGTCAGAgggattctgtgtgtgtgtcaaaatAAAAACGGCTCAAACAGTAAAGATGTACATTACGAAGAATTAACGTTCTATTTAAACCTTTGAAAAATATGCCAGAATGATAAAACCAGATTCTTCTGAGATTTCATGATGCTAGATTTTCATTTAGATGCTAAATGTTGACCTCAGAGTCGGAGCACTTGCAGAGCAATAGTGAAATCTTGAATTCCTTGTGcagaaagaactaaagaaaagaagctaGGGATGGTGGCTTATGCTTCTAACCCTTCTGCATTTGGAAGGCAGCAGGTTCCAGGCACCCATGTCACACGGCAAGACACTGcctcaagaaaaaacaaaaaaagatgaaaagctCCAATactataaaaatactaaaaccCATCAAGGGGTCATGGAAGGGGAAAGTAAGCAAGCCAGGACCTCGGCGTATGAGAAGAATCTGGCCTATGAAAACTGATTCTTTTCAGTTCTCCTAGATCAGTGGATGCTGTGGGTTCCTGCTAAGGTTTCCAAGGAGTCAGAGTCTAAAGCAACACTGGCCTGACTTCTCTCGCCACAGCAGCTTCACTATCAGCCTGCCaggcacctgagaggcagagcaagaggattacaagttcaaaaccagcctcgGTTCTACAGTAAGACTCTGCCCCTTCAGAGGCCCCTCCACACCCACGATGGACCATGGGCAGCGGGGCTGCCGAGGCAACACCCCCACTTTTCACTCAGGGCTcatacttttatcatttttcctcttcttgcATTACATTCTTGAAAGACTTCCACGCTGGGCTGCAACTTGAGCGGTTAGAGTTCATTACACAGTCCAAGGCCCCTGCAAACCAAGTTAGCTTCCTTCTATCAGTAACATCAAACACTGTGGTCCGGAAAGCACGAAGCCttcttgccaggcatggtggcgcacgcctgtaatcacagcgctcaggaggcagggaggtaaatctctgcgagtttgaggtcGGTCGGGGTTACACAGAGACCAGAAATTTTAAGCCGAGTGTGGGAGCACACACATGGGAGGcagggcagatggatctctgagtccgAGCCAGCTTGGTCTGTACTAGTCAGGGCAACTAGTGAGACTCTAGCtcgaaaaaataaagagaaaaaggggctggagaataACACTCCatagtagagtacttgcctagtattCATGAAGTCCTGTGCAATCTCTAACTCCACcaaaaattcttttcattcatatatctttctttttttctttctttctttctttctttctttcttctttgttttttttttgagacagggtttctctatagctttggagcctatcttggaactcactctgtagatcaggttgacctcgaactcacagagatctacctgcctctgcctcctgagtgctgggatgaaaggcgtgcaccaccactgcccggcttcatctatttttgaaaacaaacaaataaaaacccaaaataaaaaagtaaacaccTTTCCAATGCAATCTTGCTAACCTAAGTCAGAGCGAAACGGAAGGCATTAGGCACTGAAATACCAGAGTGCTTTTGAACGGTCCTTATCCTCACAGGACAGTTTATAGGTAAATGTTAATGACCAAGGGAGCTCCCGTTACGAAACTGGGGAAGGTGGCAgctgagaagcagcagcaagaggGTGTGCTGCACACCACAGTGGAAGGCACTGCACATTCAGTTTCCTATGTGTAAgagcaaacacacaaagaaagcagACAGGAGGTGAGCATGCCctaacaacacatacacactgtcCAGGGACAATGACTAAACTCCAAGTCCTTAATGCTTCTGAAACAGGAACCTCATCAACAGTGGTAAACCACACAGCAAGTCTGGTTCACATGACCTATTTCCCTGCTATGCACTCAGCCTTCTTCGGGTAGACATGGAGGATTCATCAGCAGGcacctccctttcttctgcagtctgcaccacacacaccaagTCCAGCAAACATACTCTAACATGAAGGGAGGGGTAGGGGATGCTGTAAGCCCCAAATCACGGCAACATCTGAATTAGAGCACCCCCCTTTCGGTGGCCTTAGGCCCATTACACAGATACCATTCCTTCTGTACTCAGCATCTTCTATAGGCTACACAATGCTCTATAACTGGGCTATGTCCCTGACTTTCATGGCTGTTTCCTTATGGTTAATGCAACGATAAGGAAACCACAGTCTCAAAATGTGGCAAAGGGAGCTAAACTCAAACAAACACGCACAATGGATGGCATTCGGGTGGGACAGTGACAGTTTTCTAGGGAGAGAGGCTAAGAAGAAAGAACTGGGAGATGCGGCCACAGAAATGTGCCTCCCTGGGTGTCTACAGACCGTCACTCTCATGGACCTTCTCTCTCCAAAACAGAGAGGATGAGGCATGCTCTACAGCCCGGAGTTAGCAGAGTCTGACCAGACTCAGTGATCCAatcagagaaggaagcagcataCCCAGCTTTCCCGAACCAGTTGCCCATCACAGCCACCACACAGGGCCAGCCAGTGGACTGCAGCAGGCCGTTCACAATCCACAGGCCACAGTAGAGCCACTTGTTGTAGAAGCGCAGCCATTCCGTAAGAGTGCCGAAGACAAACTCCTtcgagaaaaggaaagagatggggaCATGCGGCATCACATGGGCACTTTCAATATACCCAACCACTTTTCAGGATACACAAAAACTACAGCCGTGGCATGGGgaaacggctcagtgggtaagcaTGCTTGCTatgaaagcatgaagacccaagttcaaatcctagcaccctTGTCAAAGCTTGAGTGTGGTCTTATGTACCCTGGCCACCCAGTGCTGTGTGGGATGCAAACAGAAGGATTGCTGGGGTTCACTAGACGTCAGCAAAGCTCCCAcccagctcagtgagagaccctgcctcaagaaagtacggtagagagtgagagagcaaAACCCACGATGTTCTCCACTGGCTTCTGTATGCATGCACCTGCGTAAGCACACACGCGcgaacacacacacgcaaacacacacacaaacatacacacacactcccttcaACTTGCACCCTCCACTCTAGAAGCAGAGGCCTTGTTTTCCATCTATTCCCGCATCCCCTCTGGGAACAGCAATCTCCAG from Microtus ochrogaster isolate Prairie Vole_2 unplaced genomic scaffold, MicOch1.0 UNK4, whole genome shotgun sequence includes these protein-coding regions:
- the Slc37a3 gene encoding sugar phosphate exchanger 3, with the protein product MAWPRFLQRGSLLSGFSHHHVAVFLLTFFSYSLLHASRKTFSNVKVSISKQWTPSAFNTSADLPAEVWSSNHLFPSTEEATLFLGTLDTVFLFSYAVGLFISGVIGDRLNLRWVLSFGMCSSAFVEFVFGTLTEWLRFYNKWLYCGLWIVNGLLQSTGWPCVVAVMGNWFGKAGRGVVFGLWSACASVGNILGACLASSVLQYGYEYAFLVTASVQFAGGIVIFFGLLVSPEEIGLPSIEAEENPEEDSHRPLINGAENEDEYEPNYSIQEDEAVTQVTAISFHQACCLPGVIPYSLAYACLKLVNYSFFFWLPFYLSNNFGWKEAEADKLSIWYDVGGIVGGTLQGFISDVLQKRAPVLALSLFLAVGSLVGYSRSPNNKSINALLMTITGFFIGGPSNMISSAISADLGRQELIQGSSEALATVTGIVDGTGSIGAAVGQYLVSLIQDNLGWMWVFYFFILMTSCTILFISPLIVREVFSLVQRRQARTLSE